The following is a genomic window from Adhaeribacter radiodurans.
ACTTCTTAATTTTAGAAAAATATCATAATCCTCTAATAACAAAATGGTTGTAAAGCATTCAGTTTTACTAAAATAACCTTCTTTTTAAATGTTTAAGTTTTACAATTTCAGTGCAAATTAATCTGGGGTTTAGGTGTGAGTAAAACAATGGAGAAACTAGACAATCTGATTCTTCCAAAAGAAAAAACAAGCCTAGCAGAAAAACCACAGACCTTACCTTGGATTCAGGTTGCGCCTAATGCTCCTTACTTTATAACAGAATATGGAGCTAATTGGACGCCTATAGGTCAAAACGATGCTATTACCTGGCCGGAATTTGCTGGTTTATTTCGCCGGAAAAACATAGCCGCCGTTGAAAATCATTTAGCTTACCTGGCCGAAAGCGAGGTTACTTGCTTACGATTTATGCTGGAATATGCGCAAACTGAAAACCGGTATTTAGAAAGACCAGCCGGTAAGTTTCAACCCAACATGATAAAACTTTGGGACGATTTATTTGCCCTTTGCGGGAAATACGGGCTTCGCATATTACTGACTCCTTACGATACTTTCTGGATGTGGATTCGCTGGAAACATCATCCGTATAACAAAGCGAACGGCGGCCCTTGTGCCCGTAGGTCGCAATGGTTGTTGTGCCCCAATACTTTACAGGCTATTAAAAACCGGCTAACTTTTGCTACCGAACGTTGGGGCAGCAGTGGTGCTTTGTTTGCCTGGGATTTATGGAACGAAATTCATCCGGCCCACGCTGAAAACAACACCGAAGGATTTTCTCATTTTGTAAGCGAAATAAGTACCCATTTACGGGAAATGGAAATGCGCCTGTACGGACGTACCCACTTGCAAACAGTTTCGTTGTTTGGACCGGTTTTATACGAGCACCCCGCCGTGGCGGATGTTATTTTCCGGCATCCACAACTCGACTTTGCTACTACCCATTTTTACGACGCTAAAACTATTAACCATCCTAAAGATACTGTTGAATCGGCCATTTGTACCGGGGCTCTGGTACGGGAAGCATTGGAGCATTTACAGCAGCCAAAGCCATTTTTCGATAGCGAACACGGACCCATTCACGCTTTCAAAGATTTACACCGTACTTTACCAGCCCAGTTTGACGACGAGTATTTCCGGCACATTCAATGGGCGCACTTAGCTTCAGGAGCGGCAGGTGGAGGGATGCGCTGGCCTAATCGTCATCCCCACACGCTTACTCCAGGTATGCGAATAGCTCAGCAAAATGTAACGGGTTTCCTTACCTACATAAATTGGAGCGAGCTTAATAGAAAAAACCTGAACGGAGAAATACAAATTTCTTCTCCTGCTTTTAAAGGTTTTGCTTGTGGCGATGATCAGCAAGCAATTGTTTGGTTACTTAGAAAAGACAAATTTAGTAAACTGAATAAATTAAAAATCTTAGACAGATCTGCGAAACCTTTACCGGTAACGATAATTATTCCAGGGTTAGCAACCGGAAAGTTCCGGATATATTTCTGGGATACAGAAAAAGGAAAGCAGATAACTGAAATGGTGTTAGAGAAAAAACAAGAAGAATTAACCGTTTCCATACCACCCATTGTAGCTGATATAGCATTGGCTATTATTAAAATACCAGATTAAATTCTTTCAAGGATTTTAATCTGGTATTTTACAAAATTGAGTAGCTAGTATATTGTTGGATAAGCGTCCGGATCAACGTCGTGCATCATTTCGTACACGGCATCAAAAATATCTTCTACATTAGGTTTAGAAAAATAATCACCATCTGAGGAATAAGATGGTCGATGGTCCTGAGCAGAAATACACCGCGGCGGTGAATCTAACCATTGGTAGGCTCCTTGTCCGTCAATTACCTGCTGCAACATAAATCCGGTGGCTCCTCCCGGCACATCTTCATCGGCAAATATAAGCCGGTTCGTTTTCTTCACCGATTCCAGTATCATACGCGGAAGATCAAAAGGCAATAATGTTTGTACATCTATTACCTCCACCGAAATATTAAATTCGGCTAGCTGCTGCGCCGCTTCCATTACTACCCGGCACATAGAACCATAAGTAACAATAGTAACATGTTCACCCTCGCGTAAAATTTCCGGTATACCCAATGGTACCGTGATCTCCCCTATATTACTCGGCAGTCGTTCTTTTAAACGATACCCGTTTAAACATTCTACTACAATAGCCGGATCATCTGATTTTAACAAAGTATTATAAAAGCCGGCAGCTTGGGTCATATTACGAGGCACCAATAGGTGAATACCCCGCAAAGAACCCAAAATCATAGCCATTGGCGATCCTGAATGCCAAACCCCTTCTAACCGATGGCCCCGGGTACGGATAATTACCGGTGCTTTTTGGCCACCTTTAGTCCGGTAATGCAGAGAGGCTAAGTCGTCGGATAAAGTTTGAAGGGCGTAGATTAAATAATCTAAATACTGAATCTCGGCAATAGGGCGTAATCCGCGTAAAGCAGCGCCCGTACCTTGGCCAATAATAGTACTTTCGCGAATACCGGTATCGGTTACCCGCAACTCCCCAAATTTTTCCTGTAAACCGGCCATACCCTGGTTCACATCCCCAATTTTGCCTACGTCTTCGCCAATGGCAAATAAACGAGGTTCACGGGCCAGAGCCGCCGCAAAGCAAGCCCGTAATACTTCCCGGGCATCTACCATGGGGCTGTTCTCGTCATAAACCGGTTTTACTTCGCCCACCAGCAAAGGCGAATCTTCTGACTGGCTGATTAAGTAAGAATTATAGCGATCGGCATTTTCTCCGATTACGCGTTCCAGCCAACTTATAATATTTTTTTTGTATTGGGATTTTTCCGAGCGTAAATAACGGAGAGCTTTTTTAACGGCCCGAATGGCATCGTACCGGTTGGGTAGGTTATTTTTCCGAAGTTCTTCGGCAATACTGGAAATATGATTGGCGTTAGAATTATCTGTTTCTAAAGCCACCCGCTCTAATAAAGTTAATGCCTCGTTGTGATCTGCTTTTACGCCACCAATATATTCATTCCAGGCAGCTAAACGCGCTTTTCGAACAGATTCCCGGCTTTCTGCCTCCAGATGGTCCAGCATATCGGTTGTGGCATATTCGTTGGCTAAGATCCACTCGCGCATGTACTTTAGGCAATCGTGTTCTTCCTCCCAGGCCAGGCGGTCTTTAGACTTATACCGTTCGTGCGAACCAGAAGTAGAGTGGCCTTGGGGTTGGGTCATTTCCTCAACGTGAATTAGAACGGGCACATGTTGTTCCCGGCAAAGCTCCACTGCGTGCGCATACAAGTTACAAAGGCCTTGGTAATCCCAGCCCTTTGCGGTAAATATTTCGTATCCAGGCTCATTCGGGCTTTCCCGCTGAAAACCGGACAAAACCTTAGATATATTCCCTTTAGTAATCTGATATTCGTTTGGTACCGATATTCCGTAACCATCATCCCACACAGAGACCAACATCGGAACCTGCAATACGCCCGCGGCATTAAAAGTTTCGAAAAACAAACCTTCTGCAGTGGAAGCATTACCAATTGTACCAAAAGCTACTTCGTTGCCATGTACCGAAAAATTAGTAAACTCGTGTAAATCGGAGTTTTGCCGGTATAATTTTGAAGCATATGCTAAACCTAATAACCGGGGCATTTGAGCAGCAGTTGGAGACATGTCAGCGCTGGAATTTTTTATTTCCATCAGGTTTTTCCAGTTACCATCTTCGTCCAGGGAACGGGTGCTGAAATGGCTGTTCATGCAACGGCCAGCCGTGGCCGGTTCTGCCTCTACATCGGCGTGGGCATATAATTGAGCAAAATATTGTTGTAAGGTAAGCTCCCCAATAGCAAACATAAACGTTTGATCCCGGTAATAGCCCGACCGGAAATCGCCCTTGCGAAAATACTTCGCCATTGCCAACTGCGCTACTTCTTTGCCATCACCAAAAATGCCGAATTTCGCTTTTCCCATAAAAACTTCTTTCCGACCGGTGAGACTTGCCTGCCGGCTTTCGTAAGCCAAACGGTAATCGCGAAGAATTTCCTCTCGGCTGAGAGCTTGCTTTTGTACCAGG
Proteins encoded in this region:
- a CDS encoding alpha-ketoacid dehydrogenase subunit alpha/beta codes for the protein MQTVALVQKQALSREEILRDYRLAYESRQASLTGRKEVFMGKAKFGIFGDGKEVAQLAMAKYFRKGDFRSGYYRDQTFMFAIGELTLQQYFAQLYAHADVEAEPATAGRCMNSHFSTRSLDEDGNWKNLMEIKNSSADMSPTAAQMPRLLGLAYASKLYRQNSDLHEFTNFSVHGNEVAFGTIGNASTAEGLFFETFNAAGVLQVPMLVSVWDDGYGISVPNEYQITKGNISKVLSGFQRESPNEPGYEIFTAKGWDYQGLCNLYAHAVELCREQHVPVLIHVEEMTQPQGHSTSGSHERYKSKDRLAWEEEHDCLKYMREWILANEYATTDMLDHLEAESRESVRKARLAAWNEYIGGVKADHNEALTLLERVALETDNSNANHISSIAEELRKNNLPNRYDAIRAVKKALRYLRSEKSQYKKNIISWLERVIGENADRYNSYLISQSEDSPLLVGEVKPVYDENSPMVDAREVLRACFAAALAREPRLFAIGEDVGKIGDVNQGMAGLQEKFGELRVTDTGIRESTIIGQGTGAALRGLRPIAEIQYLDYLIYALQTLSDDLASLHYRTKGGQKAPVIIRTRGHRLEGVWHSGSPMAMILGSLRGIHLLVPRNMTQAAGFYNTLLKSDDPAIVVECLNGYRLKERLPSNIGEITVPLGIPEILREGEHVTIVTYGSMCRVVMEAAQQLAEFNISVEVIDVQTLLPFDLPRMILESVKKTNRLIFADEDVPGGATGFMLQQVIDGQGAYQWLDSPPRCISAQDHRPSYSSDGDYFSKPNVEDIFDAVYEMMHDVDPDAYPTIY
- a CDS encoding glycoside hydrolase 5 family protein, with translation MEKLDNLILPKEKTSLAEKPQTLPWIQVAPNAPYFITEYGANWTPIGQNDAITWPEFAGLFRRKNIAAVENHLAYLAESEVTCLRFMLEYAQTENRYLERPAGKFQPNMIKLWDDLFALCGKYGLRILLTPYDTFWMWIRWKHHPYNKANGGPCARRSQWLLCPNTLQAIKNRLTFATERWGSSGALFAWDLWNEIHPAHAENNTEGFSHFVSEISTHLREMEMRLYGRTHLQTVSLFGPVLYEHPAVADVIFRHPQLDFATTHFYDAKTINHPKDTVESAICTGALVREALEHLQQPKPFFDSEHGPIHAFKDLHRTLPAQFDDEYFRHIQWAHLASGAAGGGMRWPNRHPHTLTPGMRIAQQNVTGFLTYINWSELNRKNLNGEIQISSPAFKGFACGDDQQAIVWLLRKDKFSKLNKLKILDRSAKPLPVTIIIPGLATGKFRIYFWDTEKGKQITEMVLEKKQEELTVSIPPIVADIALAIIKIPD